One window of Trifolium pratense cultivar HEN17-A07 linkage group LG5, ARS_RC_1.1, whole genome shotgun sequence genomic DNA carries:
- the LOC123886651 gene encoding polygalacturonase-like — protein MDLIWLYIYMQAFMDGWQATCKSKEQARLLIPPGTFLVSSMFFSGPCLTPGPVTIQVVGTVLATTDISEYENSEWLMFQHIEGLKLLGGGTFDGQGQDSWEHNQNCEADPTDQCVRAPSNLYFDRVTNGVIQNIKSVNPKGFHIFVTNSGNMRLRLIKINAPATSPNTDGIHISHSINVKISRTSIETGDDCVSMIQGVNNVTIKRLKCGPGHGLSIGSLGKYQDELPVNGIRVQATTLVGTTNGLRIKSWPDKYTGSASDIHFIGITMENVKNPIIIDQEYECDPECKKKLYGHLDHASDD, from the exons ATGGACCTTATTTGGTTATACATTTACATGCAGGCTTTTATGGATGGATGGCAAGCAACATGTAAGTCCAAAGAACAAGCCAGGCTTCTAATCCCTCCAGGCACATTCCTTGTTTCTTCAATGTTCTTTTCAGGCCCATGTTTGACTCCAGGGCCTGTAACAATCCAAGTTGTAGGCACAGTTTTGGCCACAACAGATATAAGTGAATATGAGAATAGTGAATGGCTCATGTTTCAACATATAGAAGGGCTTAAACTTCTTGGTGGAGGTACTTTTGATGGGCAAGGTCAGGATTCATGGGAACATAATCAAAATTGTGAAGCTGACCCAACTGACCAATGTGTTAGGGCCCCAAGT AACCTTTATTTTGATAGAGTGACAAATGGAGTTATACAGAACATCAAATCTGTAAATCCAAAAGGCTTTCACATTTTTGTTACTAACTCTGGAAACATGAGACTTCGATTAATTAAGATCAATGCACCAGCTACAAGCCCAAATACTGATGGTATTCATATAAGTCATTCAATCAATGTGAAAATATCAAGAACAAGTATTGAAACAGGGGATGATTGTGTCTCCATGATACAAGGAGTCAATAATGTTACAATCAAGAGACTCAAGTGTGGTCCAGGACATGGTTTAAG TATTGGAAGTCTTGGAAAGTATCAAGATGAGCTACCTGTGAATGGTATTAGAGTCCAGGCAACCACATTAGTTGGCACAACCAATGGCCTCAGAATTAAATCATGGCCAGATAAGTATACAGGTTCTGCATCAGATATACATTTCATTGGCATTActatggaaaatgttaaaaatcCTATCATCATTGACCAAGAATATGAATGCGATCCAGAATGCAAAAAGAAG TTATATGGTCACTTGGATCACGCTTCAGATGACTAG